From Halobacillus sp. Marseille-Q1614, the proteins below share one genomic window:
- a CDS encoding replication initiation and membrane attachment family protein: MDSSIGKILPVDGFIITKTGVTPKDDHSALTHLYQPILGQLPISIYQFLCSEHETSKEIQKQTHHTLMTYLSTPLDKFYDARRLLEAIGLLKTYVSKQENRVYIYEICPPFSPEEFFKDTFLSLLLQHEIGNDKFNQLKLRFQREETSLEGYEEITASFDDIFHQRLPVSMKEDMPSPQQKDKGPVKKGPIILNNRIDFNWLEEALKQRMYPSQKILSGINKKLIVQLASLYNLTTTEIERALTWAINDENELDVEEFKSACHDFMKKNKSTADVENTREKVAASSDSSLSKEEQFVQMLEQISPKELLEDVSYGNQAADGDLRMIRDVMTEQGLSPGVMNVLVHYVLLKTDMKLSKPYLEKIASHWTRKNVTTVRQAMNLAKAEHQKYQQWGRQRSSYRKQSKEVIPEWFKKQDEKREQQEQTASASIDTNEIAERIRKLSSNNNGA; the protein is encoded by the coding sequence GTGGATTCTTCAATTGGCAAAATTCTTCCTGTAGATGGTTTTATCATTACAAAGACAGGAGTTACACCAAAAGACGACCATTCTGCACTAACTCACTTATATCAGCCTATCTTAGGACAGCTGCCGATTTCTATTTACCAGTTTCTGTGCAGTGAGCATGAGACAAGCAAAGAAATACAAAAACAGACCCATCATACGCTGATGACTTATTTATCCACGCCGCTTGATAAATTCTATGATGCAAGACGGCTGCTTGAGGCGATCGGTTTGCTGAAAACGTATGTCAGCAAACAAGAGAACAGAGTGTATATTTATGAGATTTGTCCTCCATTTTCTCCTGAGGAATTTTTCAAAGATACATTTCTTTCTCTGCTGCTGCAGCATGAAATTGGGAATGATAAATTCAATCAGCTCAAACTGCGTTTTCAAAGAGAAGAGACTTCTCTAGAGGGATACGAAGAAATTACGGCTTCTTTTGATGATATCTTTCATCAGCGCCTGCCCGTGTCTATGAAAGAGGATATGCCTTCACCTCAGCAGAAGGATAAAGGGCCGGTTAAGAAGGGGCCGATCATTCTGAACAACCGTATAGATTTTAACTGGCTGGAGGAAGCACTCAAACAGCGGATGTACCCTTCCCAAAAGATACTTAGTGGAATCAATAAAAAATTGATTGTTCAGCTGGCCTCTCTCTATAATCTGACCACTACAGAAATAGAGCGGGCGCTTACGTGGGCGATCAACGATGAAAATGAATTGGATGTTGAAGAGTTCAAATCAGCTTGCCACGATTTCATGAAGAAAAATAAATCAACAGCTGACGTGGAAAATACCCGCGAGAAAGTAGCCGCTTCTTCTGATTCGTCCTTAAGTAAAGAGGAGCAGTTTGTACAAATGCTGGAACAGATTTCTCCAAAAGAGCTTCTTGAAGACGTGTCTTATGGAAACCAAGCTGCGGATGGGGATCTGCGGATGATCCGTGATGTTATGACAGAACAAGGTCTTTCACCAGGAGTTATGAACGTGCTTGTTCACTATGTGCTGTTGAAAACAGACATGAAGCTGTCTAAACCATACCTTGAAAAAATTGCAAGTCACTGGACGAGAAAAAATGTAACTACGGTGCGGCAGGCTATGAACCTGGCGAAAGCGGAGCACCAGAAATACCAGCAGTGGGGACGACAGAGATCGTCTTACCGTAAACAGAGCAAAGAAGTCATACCTGAATGGTTTAAGAAACAGGATGAAAAAAGGGAACAGCAGGAACAGACAGCTTCTGCTTCTATTGATACGAATGAAATTGCCGAGAGAATCCGAAAACTGTCGAGCAACAATAATGGAGCGTAA
- the dnaI gene encoding primosomal protein DnaI: MEPIQTSLQKWMKSHNEFQKRFNGMKKSVLNDPEVQQIMKENPSLTKEAVEKQLIKFYEYQSQSKNCEKCPSREECINILPGYTPEATVEGTELKLAYNLCQRERRLEHQRKQRSLINSLHIPRETLEATLDRLDVEDPERGEAVMQTVQYLEGIGDELPSKGLYFCGPFGVGKTYFLGVIANELSKKNISSMVIYMPEFVREIKSSIKDDSMNEKIEAFKKTPVLMLDDIGAESQSSWFRDEVLGSILQYRMMERLPVFFTSNYNLEELEKIFMTSNRGEVDQVKAQRITERIRQLSKSVPVYGKNRRG; encoded by the coding sequence ATGGAGCCGATTCAAACGTCGCTGCAGAAGTGGATGAAAAGTCACAATGAATTTCAGAAGCGTTTTAATGGGATGAAAAAATCTGTATTAAATGATCCTGAAGTTCAGCAGATTATGAAAGAAAATCCATCATTAACGAAAGAAGCTGTGGAGAAGCAGCTGATTAAGTTTTATGAATACCAATCACAATCTAAGAATTGTGAGAAATGCCCGTCACGCGAAGAGTGCATTAATATTTTGCCGGGGTATACGCCTGAAGCAACGGTTGAAGGAACGGAACTTAAGCTGGCTTACAACCTTTGCCAGAGGGAGAGGCGTCTTGAGCATCAACGAAAACAGAGGTCTCTCATAAACAGCCTGCATATACCAAGAGAAACTCTCGAAGCTACCTTAGACAGACTGGATGTTGAAGACCCAGAAAGAGGCGAAGCGGTTATGCAGACTGTGCAATATTTAGAAGGCATTGGAGATGAGCTGCCAAGTAAAGGTCTGTATTTTTGCGGTCCGTTCGGGGTAGGGAAAACTTATTTTCTCGGGGTTATTGCGAATGAATTAAGTAAAAAAAATATATCTTCCATGGTCATTTACATGCCTGAATTTGTCAGGGAAATCAAGTCGTCAATTAAAGATGATTCCATGAACGAAAAAATAGAAGCGTTCAAGAAAACGCCTGTATTAATGCTCGACGACATCGGAGCTGAATCTCAATCCTCCTGGTTTAGAGACGAGGTGCTCGGTTCGATCCTGCAATACCGCATGATGGAAAGACTGCCGGTATTTTTCACATCCAACTACAACCTAGAAGAGCTGGAGAAAATATTTATGACGAGCAATCGCGGAGAAGTGGATCAAGTTAAGGCTCAGCGAATTACTGAACGAATCAGGCAGCTGAGCAAGTCCGTTCCTGTGTATGGGAAAAACCGCCGTGGATAA
- the ytxC gene encoding sporulation protein YtxC, with protein sequence MVCVQFSNRKEAFLFYQFLFDTSSRQQLNGEIKKDRGSWSVEVYESQKNTAPRVSRAITNILCRRKLNAWMEGILRHRFYYEDRDEIERVVKLSSKIKEDPPEGVVIPPIDLYVERFVRKAVIEQEDILFDDLSADCLEYLYHDLLDFTGKLLDEYKLEEAHQMMVDSWRRRVNNNDTGVHLLHVLYDERVRYFYSEGNEVRRGELLNYLKSHPDPLIQNLPADWGILPALIYSPEELVIYSDRQGEAKLELLMNIFEEKAVWKPLSHFPFLKA encoded by the coding sequence TTGGTCTGTGTTCAGTTCTCAAACCGTAAAGAGGCATTTTTATTTTATCAATTTCTTTTTGATACTAGTTCACGGCAGCAATTAAACGGAGAGATTAAAAAAGACCGCGGCAGCTGGAGTGTAGAAGTATATGAATCACAAAAAAATACCGCTCCCAGAGTCAGCCGGGCAATTACTAACATATTGTGCCGCCGCAAGCTAAACGCATGGATGGAAGGGATACTCCGTCATCGTTTTTATTATGAAGACAGGGACGAAATTGAAAGAGTCGTTAAATTATCATCTAAAATTAAAGAGGACCCGCCCGAAGGCGTCGTAATTCCTCCGATTGATCTTTATGTCGAGAGGTTCGTAAGGAAGGCAGTCATTGAACAGGAAGATATTTTGTTTGATGACCTTTCGGCTGACTGCTTAGAGTATCTGTATCATGACCTCTTGGACTTTACTGGAAAGCTTCTTGATGAGTACAAGCTAGAAGAAGCCCATCAAATGATGGTCGATTCCTGGCGCCGTCGAGTAAACAATAATGATACTGGAGTGCACCTTCTGCATGTGCTGTATGATGAAAGAGTTCGTTATTTTTATTCGGAGGGCAATGAAGTCAGGCGGGGGGAATTATTAAATTATTTAAAATCCCATCCCGATCCTCTCATCCAGAACCTCCCGGCCGATTGGGGAATCCTTCCGGCACTGATTTACTCACCTGAAGAACTTGTCATCTATTCAGATCGTCAGGGTGAAGCGAAGCTTGAATTGCTGATGAATATTTTTGAAGAAAAAGCAGTCTGGAAACCACTTTCTCATTTTCCTTTTCTAAAAGCTTGA
- the thrS gene encoding threonine--tRNA ligase, with amino-acid sequence MAEEAIQIQFPDGNKKEFDKGTTGEEIAHSISPGLRKQALAIKLDGEPYDLRRPIEKDGAIEILTYKNPEGIEVLRHSTAHLMAQAIKRLYGEVKLGVGPVIENGFYYDIDLDESLTPEDLPKIEKEMQRIVDENLEIERIELSREEAIEKYKEIGDDLKLELIHDIPEEETLTIYRQGEFFDLCRGVHVPQTSKIKIFKLLNISGAYWRGDSNNKMLQRIYGTAFEKQAHLDEYIKMREEAKERDHRKLGKELGLFTVNQKVGQGLPLWLPKGATIRRNIERYIVDTEERLGYDHVYTPVLGSVDLYKTSGHWDHYKDDMFPTLEMDNEDLVLRPMNCPHHMMVYKNEYYSYRNLPVRIAELGTMHRHEMSGALAGLQRVRAMTLNDAHIFARPDQLKDEFKRVVKLVQHVYRDFGIDDYYFRLSYRDPEDKEKYVDNDEMWNKAQAMLKETMEDMNLEYVEAEGEAAFYGPKLDVQVKTALGKDETLSTVQLDFHLPERFDLTYVGEDGKDHRPVVIHRGVVSTMERFVAFLIEEYKGAFPTWLAPVQARIIPVSAEVHLDYAKELEDELREAGVRVEVDERDEKIGYKIRETQTEKIPFALVVGDREIEDRSVNVRRYSEKNSETKSVDDFIKEIKNEIDQKLLNK; translated from the coding sequence ATGGCAGAAGAAGCTATTCAAATACAGTTTCCTGATGGGAATAAGAAAGAATTTGATAAAGGAACCACGGGAGAAGAGATTGCCCATTCAATCTCCCCCGGCTTAAGGAAACAGGCACTTGCTATTAAATTAGACGGGGAGCCTTATGATCTTCGTCGTCCCATTGAAAAAGATGGAGCGATTGAGATTTTAACATATAAAAATCCAGAAGGCATTGAAGTGCTGCGCCACTCGACAGCCCACTTAATGGCTCAGGCAATCAAACGGCTGTATGGAGAAGTGAAACTAGGAGTAGGCCCTGTAATTGAAAATGGTTTCTACTACGACATTGACTTAGATGAGTCACTGACTCCGGAGGATCTTCCAAAGATTGAAAAGGAAATGCAGCGTATCGTCGATGAAAATTTAGAGATTGAACGAATTGAGCTCTCCAGAGAAGAGGCAATCGAGAAGTATAAAGAAATCGGCGACGACCTTAAACTTGAATTGATCCATGACATTCCTGAAGAAGAAACGCTGACCATTTACAGGCAGGGGGAGTTTTTCGACCTATGCCGCGGCGTTCACGTTCCGCAGACAAGTAAAATAAAAATCTTTAAGCTGCTAAACATTTCAGGTGCCTACTGGAGAGGCGACAGCAACAATAAAATGCTTCAGCGTATATACGGTACAGCATTTGAAAAGCAGGCTCACCTCGACGAGTACATTAAAATGCGCGAAGAAGCGAAAGAACGTGATCACCGCAAGCTGGGTAAAGAACTTGGCTTGTTTACAGTTAACCAAAAAGTTGGTCAGGGCCTTCCGCTATGGCTGCCTAAGGGTGCGACCATCCGACGCAATATTGAAAGATATATTGTAGACACAGAAGAACGCCTGGGATACGACCACGTGTATACTCCAGTCCTTGGAAGCGTTGATCTTTATAAAACAAGCGGACACTGGGATCACTATAAAGATGATATGTTCCCGACACTTGAAATGGATAATGAAGACCTGGTGCTTCGTCCGATGAACTGTCCGCACCATATGATGGTTTATAAAAATGAATATTACAGCTACCGTAACCTCCCAGTACGTATTGCGGAATTAGGAACGATGCACCGTCATGAAATGTCGGGAGCCTTAGCCGGTCTGCAGCGTGTGCGGGCGATGACCTTAAATGATGCCCACATATTTGCCCGTCCGGACCAGTTAAAAGACGAATTCAAACGAGTTGTGAAGCTCGTTCAGCATGTATACCGTGATTTCGGCATTGACGACTATTACTTCCGTCTTTCTTATCGTGATCCGGAAGATAAAGAGAAATATGTGGATAACGATGAAATGTGGAACAAGGCCCAGGCAATGCTGAAAGAAACAATGGAAGACATGAACCTCGAGTATGTTGAAGCAGAAGGAGAAGCCGCGTTCTACGGTCCTAAGCTTGACGTTCAAGTGAAAACAGCTCTTGGAAAAGACGAAACGCTTTCGACTGTTCAGTTAGACTTCCACCTTCCCGAACGATTTGACCTTACGTATGTAGGAGAAGACGGAAAAGATCACCGTCCTGTTGTTATTCACCGCGGTGTCGTTTCTACTATGGAACGATTTGTGGCCTTTTTAATTGAAGAGTATAAAGGAGCGTTCCCAACTTGGCTGGCACCTGTTCAGGCCCGCATCATCCCTGTATCTGCTGAAGTTCACTTAGACTATGCAAAAGAGCTGGAAGATGAACTGAGAGAAGCAGGAGTTCGTGTGGAAGTAGATGAACGCGACGAGAAAATTGGATATAAAATTCGTGAAACTCAGACAGAGAAAATTCCATTTGCCCTCGTAGTCGGAGATCGTGAAATTGAGGATCGCTCAGTTAACGTAAGACGTTACAGTGAGAAAAATTCCGAAACGAAGTCAGTCGATGATTTCATTAAAGAAATTAAAAATGAAATTGACCAAAAGCTTTTAAATAAATAA